The following are encoded together in the Rana temporaria chromosome 12, aRanTem1.1, whole genome shotgun sequence genome:
- the ARL16 gene encoding ADP-ribosylation factor-like protein 16: protein MCLVLGPSGVGKTLIMKRLHKLCSKDSAGLGDPPPTQPTVGTNLTDLTIQRVRITVREVGGSMGPIWPSYYQDCRAVLFVVDSANPMQVSASCIQLLSVLSAPALSSASVLIIFNKTDLPCCMSLVEMKSLFRMDDIISSSQQPITVMETSALEGTGLQEVLQWLHSSIGT from the exons ATGTGTTTGGTTCTCGGGCCCTCCGGTGTGGGGAAGACTCTGATCATGAAGAGGCTCCATA AGTTGTGCTCTAAAGATTCAGCTGGTCTGGGcgaccctccccccacacagcccACT GTTGGCACCAATCTGACTGATCTGACAATACAGAGAGTGCGAATCACTGTGCGAGAAGTGGGCGGATCCATGGGACCCATTTGGCCCAGTTATTACCAGGATTGCAGGGCTGTATTG tttgttgtaGATTCCGCCAATCCAATGCAGGTATCGGCGTCCTGTATACAGCTCCTGTCTGTGCTGTCCGCTCCCGCTCTGTCTTCTGCTTCTGTGCTCATTATTTTCAATAAAAC GGACCTGCCATGCTGTATGTCTTTGGTGGAGATGAAGTCACTCTTCAGAATGGATGACATAATAAgctcttctcagcagccaatcacagtTATGGAAACCAGCGCCCTTGAAGGCACAGGACTGCAAGAGGTTCTGCAGTGGCTGCATTCATCTATTGGGACATAA